The Serpentinimonas maccroryi genome has a segment encoding these proteins:
- a CDS encoding ABCB family ABC transporter ATP-binding protein/permease, whose translation MRPSPPATAAASTDSPSPSPSDDAAPVAAGVKTPAPEAHANWSALRRLLPYLWQYRWRVAAALAFMVAAKLATVSVPLLLKELVDTLVPPGGPNRLGLPEAGVALVVLPLGLLLAYGALRFCTALFTELRELVFAKATEGATRAIALQVFGHLHDLSLRFHLQRQTGGLTRDIERGVRGVQSLVSYLLYSIVPTILEVTLVLLLLGLKFDLWFVWITLAALVLYVFFTLRVTEWRMELRRHMNEAESLSQSRAIDSLLNYETVKYFGNEGFEAQRYDAALEGLQRTRLKTQATLSLLNAGQQLIIALALVAMLWRATEGVLAGRMTLGDLVMINAFMIQLYIPLNFLGVLYREIRQGLIDVERLFTLLDSQREIADRPDATELQLQQAPEIRFEDVHFGYEREREILRGLSFTIPAGQTVAVVGPSGAGKSTLARLLYRFYEVGQPGQGPQASGRITIDGLDLRACTQASLRRAIGIVPQDTVLFNDSIEYNILYGRPDAGPEEARRAAQAAHIHDFISALPQGYQTAVGERGLKLSGGEKQRVAIARTLLKDPPILIFDEATSALDSANERAIQAELRQVARNKTTLVIAHRLSTVVDAHQILVLEQGRIVERGRHADLLAAGGRYAQMWALQHHGAGAASPSPELPGHEAATIPP comes from the coding sequence ATGAGACCCAGCCCCCCAGCCACCGCCGCCGCGTCCACCGACAGCCCCAGCCCCAGCCCCAGCGATGACGCAGCCCCCGTCGCGGCCGGCGTGAAAACGCCTGCCCCCGAAGCCCACGCCAACTGGTCGGCCCTGCGCCGCCTGCTGCCTTACCTGTGGCAGTACCGCTGGCGGGTGGCGGCGGCGCTGGCCTTCATGGTGGCGGCCAAGCTGGCCACGGTCTCGGTGCCGCTGCTGCTCAAAGAGCTGGTCGATACCCTAGTCCCGCCCGGTGGGCCGAACCGGCTCGGGCTGCCCGAGGCCGGGGTGGCGCTGGTGGTGCTGCCGCTGGGGCTGCTGCTGGCCTACGGGGCGCTGCGCTTTTGCACTGCGCTCTTTACCGAGCTGCGCGAGCTGGTCTTTGCCAAGGCCACCGAGGGCGCCACCCGCGCCATCGCCTTGCAGGTGTTTGGCCACCTGCACGACTTGAGCCTGCGCTTTCACTTGCAGCGCCAGACCGGCGGCCTGACGCGCGACATCGAGCGCGGCGTGCGCGGGGTGCAGTCGCTGGTGTCGTACCTGCTCTACAGCATCGTGCCCACGATCCTCGAAGTCACGCTGGTGCTGCTGCTGCTGGGTTTGAAGTTCGACCTCTGGTTTGTCTGGATCACGCTCGCTGCGCTGGTGCTGTACGTGTTTTTCACGCTGCGCGTGACCGAGTGGCGCATGGAGCTGCGCCGCCACATGAATGAGGCCGAGTCGCTTAGCCAGAGCCGCGCCATCGACTCCTTGCTCAATTACGAGACCGTGAAGTACTTTGGCAACGAGGGCTTCGAGGCGCAGCGCTACGACGCGGCGTTGGAGGGTTTGCAGCGCACCCGACTCAAAACCCAAGCCACCCTGTCGCTGCTCAACGCCGGGCAGCAGCTCATCATTGCGCTGGCGCTGGTGGCCATGCTTTGGCGCGCCACCGAGGGCGTGCTGGCCGGGCGCATGACGCTGGGCGACCTGGTGATGATCAACGCCTTCATGATCCAGCTCTACATCCCGCTCAATTTTCTGGGCGTGCTGTACCGCGAGATCCGCCAAGGCCTGATCGACGTCGAGCGCTTGTTCACGCTGCTCGACAGCCAGCGCGAGATCGCCGACCGCCCCGATGCCACCGAGCTGCAGCTGCAGCAGGCGCCCGAGATCCGCTTCGAGGACGTGCACTTTGGCTACGAGCGCGAGCGCGAGATTTTGCGCGGCCTGAGCTTCACCATCCCGGCTGGGCAGACGGTGGCGGTGGTGGGGCCGTCGGGCGCGGGCAAATCGACGCTGGCGCGGCTGCTGTACCGTTTTTATGAGGTCGGGCAGCCGGGGCAGGGGCCGCAGGCGTCCGGGCGCATCACCATCGACGGTCTAGACCTGCGCGCTTGCACCCAAGCCAGCCTGCGCCGCGCCATCGGCATCGTGCCGCAAGACACGGTGCTGTTCAACGACAGCATCGAGTACAACATCCTGTACGGCCGCCCCGATGCCGGGCCCGAGGAGGCACGGCGCGCAGCGCAGGCGGCGCACATTCACGACTTCATCAGCGCCCTGCCGCAGGGCTACCAGACCGCGGTGGGCGAGCGCGGGCTCAAGCTCTCGGGCGGCGAAAAGCAGCGCGTGGCCATCGCCCGCACCCTGCTCAAAGACCCGCCGATCCTGATCTTCGACGAGGCCACGTCGGCGCTGGACTCGGCCAACGAGCGCGCCATCCAGGCCGAGCTGCGCCAGGTGGCGCGCAACAAGACCACGCTGGTGATCGCGCACCGGCTCTCGACCGTGGTCGATGCGCACCAGATTCTGGTGCTGGAGCAGGGCCGGATCGTCGAGCGCGGCCGCCACGCCGACTTGCTGGCCGCCGGGGGCCGCTACGCGCAGATGTGGGCGCTGCAGCACCACGGCGCTGGCGCGGCGAGCCCCTCGCCTGAGCTGCCCGGACACGAAGCTGCGACAATTCCGCCATGA
- the pyrC gene encoding dihydroorotase has product MTDAAAPTPASTAVSTAASPEALSLIRPDDWHLHVRDGVALQAVLAHSAAQFGRAMIMPNLNPPVRTLADASAYRERILAALPPGSNFEPLMTLYLTDQTAPDEIVRAQASGIVHGVGEAFLAGATTNSAFGVSDFARCDEVFAAMQEVGLPLLLHGEVTDPAVDVYDRERVFIDLHLSRIVARFPRLKVVLEHITTREAVEFVTQAGPLVAATITAHHLLYSRNALFSGGLRPHYYCLPVLKREQHRLALLEAATSGNPKFFLGTDSAPHAAHLKEHASACAGCYTAHAALELYAEAFESVGALERLEGFASFYGADFYGLPRHTERVTLRRQRWEVPASYPFGQAELKPLRAGEALDWRLDNTAG; this is encoded by the coding sequence ATGACCGACGCCGCTGCCCCAACCCCTGCTTCCACCGCTGTTTCCACTGCGGCCTCGCCCGAGGCCCTGAGCCTGATTCGCCCCGACGACTGGCACCTGCACGTGCGCGACGGCGTGGCGCTGCAAGCCGTGCTGGCGCACTCGGCGGCGCAGTTTGGGCGCGCCATGATCATGCCGAATCTGAACCCGCCGGTGCGCACGCTGGCCGACGCCAGCGCCTACCGCGAGCGCATTTTGGCGGCGCTGCCACCGGGCTCGAACTTCGAGCCGCTGATGACGCTGTACCTGACCGACCAGACCGCGCCCGACGAGATCGTGCGCGCCCAAGCCAGCGGCATCGTGCACGGTGTGGGCGAGGCCTTTTTGGCCGGCGCCACCACCAATTCGGCCTTTGGCGTGAGCGATTTTGCGCGCTGCGACGAGGTCTTTGCCGCCATGCAAGAGGTCGGCCTGCCGCTGTTGCTGCACGGCGAGGTCACCGACCCGGCGGTGGATGTATACGACCGCGAGCGCGTGTTCATCGACCTGCACCTGAGCCGCATCGTGGCGCGCTTTCCGCGCCTGAAGGTGGTGCTCGAGCACATCACCACGCGCGAGGCGGTGGAGTTCGTGACCCAGGCCGGGCCGCTGGTGGCGGCCACCATCACCGCGCACCACCTGCTCTACAGCCGCAACGCGCTCTTTAGCGGCGGCCTGCGCCCGCACTACTACTGCCTGCCGGTGCTCAAGCGCGAGCAGCACCGCCTGGCCCTGCTCGAGGCTGCCACCAGCGGCAACCCGAAGTTTTTTCTGGGCACCGACAGCGCCCCGCACGCGGCCCACCTCAAAGAGCACGCCAGCGCCTGCGCCGGCTGCTACACCGCGCACGCCGCGCTCGAGCTCTACGCCGAGGCCTTCGAGTCGGTGGGGGCGCTGGAGCGGCTCGAGGGCTTTGCCAGTTTTTACGGCGCCGATTTTTATGGCTTGCCGCGCCACACCGAGCGCGTGACGCTGCGGCGCCAGCGCTGGGAAGTGCCCGCTTCCTACCCCTTTGGCCAAGCCGAGCTCAAGCCGCTGCGCGCCGGCGAGGCACTGGACTGGCGGCTCGACAACACAGCGGGTTGA
- a CDS encoding NAD(P)H-dependent flavin oxidoreductase, whose translation MPSTPSVTEWLSQTGLQPLLLAGRTLLPIVQGGMGVAVSASSLAGNVAALGAVGTLSSVDLRRKHPDLMEQTAHLGTGPEARPLIDAANIVALRREIARARDLAQGGGLLAINIMKAISAYSAHVREALACGIDALVVGAGLPLDLPEMAQDHPKTALIPILSDARGVQLIVRKWEKKGRLPDAIVIEHPRWAGGHLGAAKVEDLRDSRFDFEQVLPAVRAFLRSAGIERAIPLIAAGGVYERADVQRLQGLGADAVQLGTAFAVTQECDADLGFKHILARARPRDLAEFISVAGLPARGVRNHWLSKYLRIEPKLKAVAHAKGHCNMGFDCLTHCGLRDGKAEMGQFCIDQQLGHALEGDAQRGLFFRGAGPLPFGDQIRPVRDLLRWLIEGVREGVSGDPKAAWLAELEPAQPYARPARCLQPKITAARLTLPL comes from the coding sequence ATGCCCAGCACGCCCAGCGTCACCGAATGGCTCTCCCAAACCGGCTTGCAGCCGCTGCTACTGGCTGGCCGCACTCTGCTGCCGATCGTGCAAGGCGGCATGGGCGTGGCGGTATCGGCCTCGAGCCTGGCCGGCAACGTGGCGGCGCTGGGGGCGGTGGGCACGCTGTCGTCGGTCGATCTGCGGCGCAAACACCCCGACCTGATGGAACAGACCGCGCATCTGGGCACCGGCCCCGAGGCGCGGCCGCTGATCGACGCCGCCAATATCGTGGCGCTGCGGCGCGAGATCGCGCGCGCGCGCGATCTCGCACAAGGCGGCGGCCTGCTGGCGATCAACATCATGAAGGCCATCAGCGCCTACAGCGCGCACGTGCGCGAGGCGCTGGCCTGCGGCATCGACGCGCTGGTGGTGGGGGCCGGGCTGCCGCTGGATTTGCCCGAAATGGCGCAAGACCACCCCAAAACCGCGCTCATCCCGATTTTGTCAGACGCGCGCGGTGTGCAGCTGATCGTGCGCAAGTGGGAGAAAAAAGGCCGCCTGCCCGACGCCATCGTGATCGAGCACCCGCGCTGGGCCGGTGGCCACTTGGGCGCGGCCAAGGTCGAAGATTTGCGCGACAGCCGCTTCGACTTCGAGCAGGTGCTGCCGGCGGTGCGCGCCTTTTTGCGCTCGGCTGGCATCGAGCGCGCCATCCCCCTGATCGCCGCCGGCGGCGTCTATGAGCGCGCCGATGTGCAGCGCCTGCAGGGCTTGGGAGCCGATGCGGTGCAGCTGGGCACCGCCTTTGCCGTGACCCAAGAATGCGATGCCGATCTGGGCTTCAAGCACATTCTGGCGCGGGCGCGGCCACGCGATCTGGCCGAGTTCATCAGCGTCGCTGGGCTGCCGGCGCGCGGGGTGCGCAACCACTGGCTGAGCAAATACCTGCGCATCGAGCCCAAGCTCAAGGCGGTGGCGCACGCCAAGGGCCACTGCAACATGGGCTTTGACTGCCTCACCCACTGCGGCTTGCGCGACGGCAAGGCCGAGATGGGCCAGTTTTGCATCGACCAGCAGCTCGGGCACGCGCTCGAGGGCGACGCGCAGCGCGGCCTGTTTTTTCGCGGCGCCGGCCCGCTGCCCTTTGGCGACCAGATCCGCCCAGTGCGCGACCTGCTGCGCTGGCTCATCGAAGGCGTGCGCGAAGGCGTCAGCGGCGACCCCAAAGCGGCTTGGTTGGCCGAGCTCGAGCCTGCCCAACCCTACGCCCGGCCCGCCCGGTGCTTGCAGCCTAAAATCACCGCAGCCCGACTCACGCTGCCCTTATGA
- a CDS encoding cation:proton antiporter, translating into MQLQELPFFVQAMGWPLALLLAWLAGERLHTLWRVPRVSTYFAVGLLGGWLNLHGLTAAVTGLSFLANLALALILFELGYRINLRWLRHNPWVLLLGLVESALTFAVVFWATGWFELSLEVRLILAALAVSTSPAVLLRVAHETRAAGQVTERIMHLCAINCLVAVLLVKLVVGLWHVRAVGDWQAAAIGSVYALAVSVALGAAIGVAIPWLLRRVAAHSQSLSVVFALAVLLLTTAAYALMLSPLLAALVFGIVARERRIQLTNAQRGFGSIGELLGVFLFVYVGSLIVWADVWSSIWIALVLLGLRLLSKTACSLAVARISGITLRKGLLSGLALVPLSAFFVLLLEQTRLYGFEPAQSAFAAMAALMVLLGLLGPWVTQLCLRAARETHVTAATDHPATPPRD; encoded by the coding sequence ATGCAGCTACAAGAACTGCCCTTCTTCGTACAGGCCATGGGCTGGCCGCTGGCCTTGCTGCTGGCTTGGCTGGCCGGCGAACGCCTGCACACGCTCTGGCGCGTGCCGCGCGTGAGCACCTACTTTGCCGTCGGCCTGCTGGGCGGCTGGCTCAACCTGCACGGCCTGACCGCCGCCGTCACCGGCTTGTCGTTTTTGGCCAACCTGGCCTTGGCGCTGATCCTGTTCGAGCTCGGCTACCGCATCAACCTGCGCTGGCTGCGCCACAACCCCTGGGTGCTGTTGCTGGGCTTGGTTGAGTCGGCCCTGACTTTTGCCGTGGTGTTTTGGGCCACCGGCTGGTTCGAGCTCAGCCTCGAGGTGCGGCTGATTCTGGCGGCGTTGGCGGTTTCGACCTCGCCGGCGGTGTTGTTGCGCGTGGCCCACGAAACCCGCGCCGCCGGTCAAGTGACCGAGCGCATCATGCACCTGTGCGCCATCAATTGCCTGGTGGCGGTGTTGCTGGTCAAACTGGTGGTGGGCCTGTGGCACGTGCGTGCTGTCGGCGACTGGCAGGCCGCCGCCATCGGCAGCGTTTACGCGCTGGCGGTTTCGGTCGCCCTTGGAGCCGCCATCGGTGTGGCCATTCCCTGGTTGCTGCGCCGCGTGGCCGCGCACAGCCAGAGCCTGTCGGTGGTGTTTGCGCTCGCCGTGCTGCTGCTGACCACCGCCGCCTACGCCCTGATGCTGTCGCCGCTGCTGGCGGCGCTGGTGTTTGGCATCGTGGCGCGCGAGCGCCGCATCCAGCTCACCAACGCTCAGCGCGGCTTTGGCTCCATCGGTGAATTGCTGGGCGTGTTTTTGTTCGTCTATGTGGGTTCGCTGATCGTCTGGGCCGACGTCTGGTCATCGATCTGGATCGCCTTGGTCCTGCTGGGCCTGCGCTTGTTGAGCAAAACCGCCTGCAGCTTGGCCGTGGCCCGCATCAGCGGCATCACCCTGCGCAAAGGGCTGCTCAGCGGCTTGGCGCTCGTGCCGCTGTCGGCCTTTTTCGTGCTGCTGCTCGAACAGACGCGCCTGTACGGCTTCGAGCCCGCCCAGAGCGCCTTTGCCGCCATGGCGGCGCTGATGGTGCTCTTGGGCCTGCTCGGGCCCTGGGTGACCCAGCTCTGCCTGAGAGCCGCCCGTGAGACCCACGTGACGGCGGCGACCGACCACCCTGCAACCCCACCCCGAGACTGA
- a CDS encoding peptidylprolyl isomerase — translation MNDLTEATRTGCGGGGGGCQCAAQAAEAAAATAPPLPRINGVALQRADEALSPPELRERAYAELLRQEAVRRGLLPAAEHTDLAPTLDEAQQECIQAMLEAEVQTPEPNLEACERTYQAQSLQFVVGQAVNLRHILFAVTPGVNVHALAQRAETALLELSRKEAAPQRFGELARELSNCPSGAQGGELGWIGPDDCALELANELFFQTDQLGGMGLHPRLVHTRFGFHIVEVLGRRKGRQLAFDEVRERIERQLRLKSRATALRHYMLLLAGAAQIEGLDLETSSAPLLQ, via the coding sequence ATGAACGACTTGACTGAAGCCACGCGCACGGGTTGCGGTGGCGGTGGTGGTGGCTGCCAGTGTGCCGCCCAAGCCGCCGAGGCAGCGGCCGCCACCGCGCCGCCGCTGCCGCGCATCAACGGCGTGGCGCTGCAACGCGCCGACGAGGCCCTGTCGCCGCCCGAACTGCGCGAGCGCGCTTACGCCGAGCTGCTGCGCCAAGAGGCGGTGCGCCGTGGCCTCTTGCCCGCCGCTGAGCACACCGATCTGGCCCCGACCTTGGACGAGGCGCAGCAGGAGTGCATCCAAGCCATGCTCGAGGCCGAGGTGCAAACGCCCGAGCCCAACCTCGAGGCGTGCGAGCGCACCTACCAGGCCCAGAGCCTGCAGTTCGTGGTCGGGCAGGCGGTGAACCTGCGCCACATCCTGTTTGCCGTCACCCCGGGGGTGAATGTGCACGCGCTGGCGCAGCGCGCCGAAACCGCGTTGCTGGAGCTGTCGCGCAAAGAAGCCGCGCCGCAGCGCTTCGGCGAACTGGCGCGCGAGCTCTCCAACTGCCCCAGCGGCGCCCAAGGCGGCGAACTGGGCTGGATCGGCCCCGACGACTGCGCACTCGAACTGGCCAACGAGCTGTTCTTCCAGACCGACCAACTCGGCGGCATGGGGCTGCACCCGCGCTTGGTGCACACGCGCTTTGGCTTTCACATCGTCGAGGTGCTGGGCAGGCGCAAGGGCCGCCAGCTCGCTTTCGACGAAGTGCGCGAGCGCATCGAACGCCAGCTGCGCCTCAAGTCGCGCGCCACGGCGCTGCGCCACTACATGCTGCTGCTGGCCGGCGCGGCGCAGATCGAGGGCCTCGATCTCGAGACCAGCAGCGCGCCGCTGCTGCAGTGA
- the narI gene encoding respiratory nitrate reductase subunit gamma: protein MNSLHQFFFGYFPYICLAVFLVGSLLRFDRDQYTWKTDSSQLLRTGQLRWGSNLFHIGILVIFFGHAVGLLTPPWIYEIFISTADKKLMAISVGGVAGVLGLIGLSLLLHRRLSDPRIRATSKGADILILWLLWAQFALGLATIWGSVQYHLDGAKMAQLSAWAQHIVTLRAGAAELLVDIGWITKAHLVLGMTLFLVFPFSRLVHVWSGFGTLAYLRRPYQLVRSRRLGLGERSDAPR from the coding sequence ATGAACTCGCTGCACCAGTTCTTCTTTGGCTACTTCCCCTACATCTGCTTGGCCGTGTTCTTGGTCGGCAGCCTGCTGCGCTTCGATCGCGACCAGTACACCTGGAAGACCGATTCGTCGCAGCTGCTGCGCACCGGCCAGTTGCGCTGGGGCAGCAACCTGTTTCACATCGGCATTCTGGTGATCTTTTTTGGCCACGCCGTCGGCCTGCTGACCCCGCCTTGGATCTATGAGATTTTTATCAGCACCGCCGACAAAAAGCTCATGGCCATCAGCGTCGGCGGCGTGGCTGGGGTGCTGGGCCTGATCGGCCTGAGCCTGCTGCTGCACCGGCGCCTGAGCGATCCCCGCATCCGCGCCACCAGCAAGGGCGCCGACATCTTGATTCTGTGGCTGCTGTGGGCCCAGTTCGCGCTCGGCTTGGCCACGATCTGGGGTTCGGTGCAGTACCACCTCGATGGTGCCAAGATGGCGCAGCTGTCGGCTTGGGCGCAGCACATCGTGACCTTGCGCGCCGGCGCCGCCGAGCTGCTGGTCGATATCGGCTGGATCACCAAGGCGCACTTGGTGCTGGGCATGACGCTGTTCTTGGTGTTTCCGTTCAGCCGCTTGGTGCACGTCTGGAGCGGCTTTGGCACCTTGGCCTACCTGCGGCGCCCCTACCAACTGGTGCGCAGCCGCCGCTTGGGTCTGGGCGAGCGCTCGGACGCGCCACGCTGA
- a CDS encoding adenosylcobalamin-dependent ribonucleoside-diphosphate reductase: protein MTSATPTSSAPTASISSPAPRAGALPDLPPQPISLDVLREKYLKGDERNADDLFDRLARALASVEAPERRAEFEALFRRNLAAGGIGAGRIMSAAGSGISATLINCFVQPVGDCIQGMDDAGYPGIYEALREAAETMRRGGGVGYDFSRIRPKGARVKGTASTASGPCSYINVFDQSCATVESAGARRGAQMGVLRIDHPDVLEFITAKRTPGRWNNFNVSVGVSDAFIEAVLHDRPWDLVHPATPGADQVAAGAQQRADGLWVYRQLPARTLWDTIMRSAYDFAEPGILFLDQIARDNNLRYCESIEATNPCGEQPLPPYGCCDLGPVILPRFVLHPFDHGGTARFDFERFADCVAVQVRALDNVLELTHWPLPQQQREAQAKRRIGVGFTGLGDTLVLLGLRYDSAAGREMAREIAACMRDAAYRASVELAREKGAFPLFDAERYLEAGSFASRLPADIQASIRAHGIRNSHLLSIAPTGTVSLAFADNASNGIEPAFSWTYLRKKREADGSRSEYEVQDHAWRLYRALGHDTRQLPDCFVNALEMSAHDHIAMMEAVQPFVDTAISKTVNVAADYPYADFKDLYLHAWRAGLKGLATYRPNAILGSVLETLPESPAATPAPAAAPAPAAPADPMRSVIESRPKGALDAVAEKIEYWTHEGHKRLYLIVSFLPLPRPDGSGHVDRAIEFFMPVGQYGESQQWITASMRLLSLAARGGFLERALSDMRKVAWDRGPVRHGHKIKEDGTQVPLWHDSEVAAIAYAIQNILELRARRNLNADQLSLALPEPEADPEPEPAAAPSGPGLMAGKKCPECGAHAMIRRDGCDYCTACGHVGVCG from the coding sequence ATGACCTCTGCTACCCCCACTTCCTCCGCCCCCACCGCTTCTATTTCCAGCCCCGCTCCCCGCGCTGGCGCGCTGCCCGACCTGCCGCCGCAACCGATCAGCCTCGACGTCCTGCGCGAAAAATACCTCAAGGGCGACGAGCGCAACGCCGACGATCTGTTTGACCGCCTCGCGCGCGCACTCGCCAGCGTCGAGGCGCCCGAGCGCCGCGCCGAATTCGAGGCTCTTTTTAGGCGCAACCTCGCCGCCGGCGGCATCGGCGCCGGGCGCATCATGAGCGCGGCCGGCAGCGGCATCAGCGCCACCCTGATCAACTGCTTTGTACAGCCCGTGGGCGACTGCATCCAGGGCATGGACGACGCTGGTTACCCCGGCATCTACGAGGCGCTGCGCGAAGCCGCCGAGACCATGCGCCGCGGCGGCGGTGTCGGTTACGATTTTTCGCGCATCCGACCCAAGGGCGCGCGCGTCAAGGGCACGGCCTCGACCGCCAGCGGGCCCTGCAGCTACATCAACGTTTTTGACCAGTCCTGCGCCACGGTCGAGAGCGCCGGCGCGCGCCGTGGCGCCCAGATGGGCGTGCTGCGCATCGACCACCCGGACGTGCTCGAGTTCATCACCGCCAAGCGCACCCCGGGGCGCTGGAACAACTTCAACGTCTCGGTGGGCGTGAGCGACGCCTTCATCGAAGCCGTGCTGCACGACCGCCCGTGGGACTTGGTGCACCCGGCCACCCCCGGCGCCGACCAAGTGGCCGCTGGCGCCCAGCAACGCGCCGATGGCCTGTGGGTCTATCGCCAGCTGCCGGCGCGCACGCTGTGGGACACCATCATGCGCTCGGCCTACGACTTTGCCGAGCCCGGCATCCTGTTCCTCGACCAGATCGCGCGCGACAACAACCTGCGCTACTGCGAAAGCATCGAAGCCACCAACCCGTGCGGCGAGCAGCCATTACCCCCCTACGGCTGCTGCGACCTTGGGCCGGTGATTCTGCCGCGCTTCGTGCTGCACCCCTTTGACCACGGCGGCACGGCGCGCTTTGACTTCGAGCGCTTTGCCGACTGCGTGGCCGTGCAGGTGCGCGCGCTCGACAACGTGCTCGAGCTCACGCACTGGCCGCTGCCGCAGCAGCAGCGCGAGGCGCAGGCCAAGCGCCGCATCGGCGTCGGCTTCACTGGCCTAGGCGACACCTTGGTGCTGCTGGGGCTGCGCTACGACAGCGCCGCCGGGCGCGAGATGGCGCGCGAAATCGCGGCCTGCATGCGCGACGCCGCCTACCGCGCCTCGGTCGAGCTGGCGCGCGAAAAAGGCGCGTTCCCGCTGTTTGACGCCGAACGCTACCTCGAGGCCGGCAGCTTCGCCAGCCGCCTGCCGGCCGACATTCAAGCCAGCATTCGCGCCCACGGCATCCGCAACAGCCACCTGCTCTCCATCGCGCCCACCGGCACCGTCAGCCTGGCGTTTGCCGACAACGCCTCCAACGGCATCGAGCCGGCGTTTTCTTGGACTTATCTGCGCAAAAAACGCGAAGCCGACGGCAGCCGCAGCGAATACGAGGTGCAAGACCACGCCTGGCGCCTGTACCGCGCGCTCGGCCACGACACGCGCCAGCTGCCCGACTGCTTCGTCAACGCGCTCGAGATGAGCGCGCACGACCACATCGCCATGATGGAGGCGGTGCAGCCCTTTGTCGATACCGCGATCTCCAAAACCGTCAACGTCGCCGCCGATTACCCCTACGCCGACTTCAAAGACCTGTACCTGCACGCCTGGCGCGCCGGCCTCAAAGGGCTGGCCACCTACCGCCCGAACGCCATCTTGGGTTCGGTGCTCGAAACCCTGCCGGAAAGCCCCGCCGCCACCCCAGCCCCGGCCGCCGCGCCCGCACCCGCCGCCCCAGCCGACCCGATGCGCAGCGTGATCGAGAGCCGCCCCAAGGGCGCGCTCGACGCCGTGGCCGAAAAAATCGAGTACTGGACCCACGAAGGCCACAAACGCCTGTACCTGATCGTCTCGTTCCTGCCCCTGCCGCGCCCCGATGGCTCGGGCCACGTCGATCGCGCCATCGAGTTTTTCATGCCGGTGGGCCAGTACGGCGAATCGCAGCAGTGGATCACGGCCAGCATGCGGCTGCTGTCGCTGGCTGCGCGCGGCGGTTTTCTGGAGCGGGCGCTGAGCGACATGCGCAAAGTCGCTTGGGACCGCGGCCCGGTGCGCCATGGCCACAAGATCAAGGAAGATGGCACCCAAGTGCCGCTGTGGCACGACTCCGAAGTGGCGGCCATCGCCTACGCGATCCAGAACATCCTCGAGCTGCGCGCCCGGCGCAACCTGAACGCCGACCAGCTCAGCCTGGCGCTGCCCGAGCCCGAGGCCGACCCCGAGCCCGAACCGGCCGCCGCACCCAGCGGCCCGGGCCTGATGGCGGGCAAGAAATGCCCCGAGTGCGGCGCCCACGCCATGATCCGGCGCGACGGCTGCGACTACTGCACCGCCTGCGGCCACGTCGGCGTCTGCGGCTAG
- a CDS encoding 3-deoxy-7-phosphoheptulonate synthase — MSTTAAAPADYWHTHPIDRTSLTDDQRIEDITVLPPPEHLIRFFPIRGTAVEQLIGQTRRNIHRIVQGQDERLLVVVGPCSIHDPAAALDYARRLQPLREQHREQLEIVMRVYFEKPRTTVGWKGLINDPYLDGSFRIDEGLRIARQLLIDINRLGLPAGSEFLDVISPQYIGDLISWGAIGARTTESQVHRELASGLSAPIGFKNGTDGNIRIASDAILAAARGHHFLSVHKNGQVAIVQTKGNPDCHLILRGGKAPNYDAANVASACAELAAAKLTPRLMIDCSHANSSKQHQRQLEVATDIGQQIAAGSRQIMGVMVESHLCAGAQKFTPGQDAIGTLCYGQSITDACIGWDDTVGLLQGLADAVAARRKQT; from the coding sequence ATGAGCACTACCGCCGCCGCCCCCGCCGACTACTGGCACACGCACCCGATCGATCGCACCAGCCTGACCGACGACCAACGCATCGAGGACATCACCGTGCTGCCGCCTCCCGAACACCTGATCCGCTTTTTCCCGATCCGTGGCACCGCGGTCGAGCAACTCATCGGCCAGACGCGGCGCAACATCCACCGCATCGTGCAAGGGCAAGACGAGCGGCTGCTGGTGGTGGTCGGCCCGTGCTCGATCCACGACCCCGCCGCCGCGCTCGACTACGCCCGGCGCCTGCAGCCGCTGCGCGAGCAGCACCGCGAGCAGCTCGAGATCGTGATGCGGGTGTATTTCGAAAAACCGCGCACCACCGTCGGCTGGAAGGGCCTGATCAACGACCCCTACCTCGACGGCAGCTTTCGCATCGACGAGGGCTTGCGCATTGCGCGCCAGCTGCTGATCGACATCAACCGCCTCGGCCTGCCCGCCGGCAGCGAGTTCCTCGACGTCATCAGCCCGCAGTACATCGGCGACCTGATCAGCTGGGGCGCGATCGGCGCGCGCACCACCGAAAGCCAGGTGCACCGCGAACTGGCCTCGGGCCTGAGCGCGCCCATCGGCTTCAAAAACGGCACCGATGGCAACATCCGCATCGCCAGCGACGCCATTTTGGCGGCGGCGCGCGGGCACCACTTTTTGTCGGTGCACAAAAACGGCCAGGTGGCGATCGTGCAGACCAAGGGCAACCCCGACTGCCACCTGATTTTGCGCGGCGGCAAAGCGCCCAACTACGACGCCGCCAACGTGGCCAGCGCCTGCGCCGAATTGGCCGCCGCCAAACTCACGCCGCGCCTGATGATAGACTGCAGCCACGCCAACAGCAGCAAGCAGCACCAGCGCCAGCTCGAAGTGGCCACCGACATCGGACAGCAGATCGCCGCCGGATCGCGCCAGATCATGGGCGTGATGGTCGAAAGCCACCTGTGCGCCGGGGCACAAAAATTCACGCCTGGCCAAGACGCCATCGGCACCCTGTGCTACGGCCAGAGCATCACCGACGCCTGCATCGGCTGGGACGACACCGTCGGCCTGCTGCAAGGACTGGCCGACGCCGTGGCGGCGCGACGCAAGCAGACTTAA